The genomic segment GCATACGTCCGTATTATACACAAATTAACTGTCTTTAATTGTTTAGCATATCGAATTGGTTGAACAGTATTACGtacaatatttagaaatacCATTGTTATCATTGTTTAAACCAttgttttaatacaaaatatttatttctattacttATAACCTTTGTTCTAAAAATTGCATAGTTCTTTATTAATTGTGCAGAGCACTGAACACGTATATTTTGATGAAAACATTtctctaaaatattatattatttgcaCAAATTAACTTAATAATTAActtaaaaaaatgtacacgCATGTTTTATTCAAAGAGTCTAAAAACAGCAATAACGTGAGTTAGAAAGTTCGGAGCCTTATGAGACTCGTTAAAATTCtgctataaaaatttaaactacTAGATGTCGACACGTGTCAATGAAACATTGTTCTGTGCTTTGGAACTTATAAATGTTGTGGTCAccgaataattattaatttgtgtCATTCacaattgataaaattattaacactgcaatgaaattataaaagtcATTTCTAAATGTTTCAAGAATTGTCCTCTATTTATCtggtaattaatttaaatcatataaaatatttaagtgaAATATTCCCGCCAAAAAATATCAACTTTTGTTCGCAAATTTTTTtgctaaaatttatttctatgatGATTAGATAATTGAATAGAATAAGTATGATGATTAGGATAACATGGTTAATGTAAAAAGTCACGGATTCAATTTGCTATAGCTAATATTATCATAgttatatttcaaacataagaaaaaatatagagcaaattaaacaattatagGGCAGGAAATTCGAAGcatattttctctaatttattaattgGAATTGTCAAAGACAATTTTAGGGTCTAAGTATCAAATGTTAATTCAAAATACATGCATTAAAATTCAgagtaaacaaaataaattattatagtacaTGATCCCTATTAATTTACGTTAGAAAAGATTTGATACTCTGACCCAAATAATGTCTTtatcttaaattaatttcatttcagtttacataaatatactatttctAACATCATCCAAGATATAGTTCTTCTTTTTAGTAATTTCACATGTATACATGTTTATATGTCGCTGTACATACTTGAAGAACAGAATCTCTTACattaaaatagtttaaaataaggtaaaaatatataatatatatagctCATAATCTGTATCCAAAGAGATTTCAACCAGTCTCTAGTTTTGGATATCAGGCACTGATTCCACTATTGAAGAATCTTGGCCAGAAAGATCCATTCTTTAAAACTTAATCAATACAGTCAACATAGTAATAGTCATAGTAgcataacaaatatatattattatatatttgtgtaCTCTGATATGCATGTAATGTACGCGTAGTTTTATGTGTGTCCATAGATGTAATATTTGTGTACCATATGTGTTATTTTTTTGTTATGTTATTATATGCAGTGTACGCACATGTCGTATTCAAAGAGATGTATACAAGTATAAAGTATTTATAGTCAAATATTAGAACCGCGATTGGTATCAAACCGTTCCATATAATTATTCAgaagttcttttctttttttttttggtttttgTACGCTGTCATAGGAGCTGAAAGTCATTAATTCTCAGCATAAGATATGGATTAAGCCACGTAAATATCTTTAACCTACTTCattatttttctgttataCGATTACAAGAaacgtttatatttattgtctTTATATAATTAGAACCCTTAAGCCCTTATTTCTTATTGTCTCGTAATTCCTAATAAATTAACGCGATAAAAagaattgattttttaaatattttgtcttCTTGGTTCGCATGaacaagaaatttctttctattcacataattattattgttattgatATGTTTGTCTAACAAAAACCTTTATGTTAAAAAagtaatcaaaatattttaatcgtaaGTTACAGtttaactttcaaattttgcGGGCAATCGATCGAGCGCTTAAGGGTCGAAAGTCAAATTGATTGTACGTGTAATCGATACACATATAGTTTAAATAGGTATGTTGAACAAGATGTCCACTGGTGCGTTTTCAttccttttgttttttcaaaaatttcatttttatatgtaagtatttaattattataatttttaatacactATAACACTTTACCTCTCATATAGCGCAAAATTGAAATCGCATCCATGTCGATTGCACGTACAGGTTACAAGAATATCTCTTAACAGTAATTATTGTCTTCGGTATAGTTCCGTTGATTATGCTTTATTTATCTCTTATCTTAagttagtatatatatatatatttatttatacatacatatatatatatatatattgtcaaaattttcaaaatattagtctttctattttattgtCAAGTTCAAATAAGGCGGAGAAAACCAGAGCATAATAGTTTAATTTCTATCTTGGATTGGAATATcgattatagtattatttcGATTACTGTTGTAGCCATTATTAAACGGTTTCATATTCGAAGAATAGAAACGAAGATCCTGATAGAAGaaatagatattataataGATAATCATCGACTAGGTACAACTACCatcattatttaattctattaaaatttaaattaataatatatttaataaataaaattgtaatagacATGAAGTATCGTTTATAATTCGAATAACCTTCAACTTCGATTTATCTCTAATGTTTGctcaaataattataaacgatACTATATTGGTgtctgtaaataaaataaaagagaattttCTTATCTAAAAGtgtctaaatattttttagactAACCACGTTAAGAATAGAGTCTACTATAGGAACCAGAAGGCTGCCAATAAGAGTATTGTCATAATATCATATAGCCagataaaacaataattactaaataagctataacattattctttttcgtttGAAATCTTCAATCAATTTGCgagaaataatattagtatagtatttatatattatggcATCACTAATATTAGCATAATTAAAAGTACTAATAACTAATATTagtataattgaaaaaaaaacggaAATGCAACATTTTGCTCGTGTTTTCTCCGCTCAGCGGCACAAAGGTACGATTACGTTGCCGCTGTAGCCATATTTTCAgaaatagtattaaatttatatatctgGAAGATTCTACACAGGCAGCGGGTACGACCGCGTAATTAAATCTGTGCGAGTTTAAacgaattaagaaaatatacattttgtaGCGTTGCCACATATCGAAACTTCTTTCCTTCCGGTTACGACTTTCCATCGATTCGTTCCATTTATTGACTTACATTTATTCGGGCATAGGTAACACACATTGATTGAATCGAGATAGCGCGGAGATCGAGGTCCGAGATTTCAATGCAAGCCAATGAAATCCTTAAGAACAATTTTCGATAACAACGGAGGAGGAAGAACGAAAATGAAAAGCCCTTTCGTGGGACGATACTCACTGCTATCAACGCAAGGATTTGGCTTACGAAAATTTCGGGGTATCGGAGGTTGCCAAGAAAGCAAATGCGAATCTTTTGCATCTTGTCGCGTGCGAACGTATTCAAGGAATTGATACGTTGATCATTAGGATAGCTTCTTCGTGTTGGAGATGTCGGCAGTCCGTCGAGACATTAACGCAACAAGTATTCACGAGATTGAGGACCGCTCCTCTGCAAAAAGTAGTTGTTATGATccatttatatacaatatgatAGCTAGACTGAAGATATTTAtgctattaaaaaattaagagacgcaaaaatgtacagaattcatataatatacaaaatcaTAGAAAATATCTCAAGTATTCGttctaatatttgaaataagtCCTTATTTAagttctatttttttatttatattcacaaaaatatgaaactacATAAAGATCCGTAGTATAAGGACATCATtatctataaaaaaatgtagagcgagatttcatttatttgaaGCTGGAATTTCATTGAGTTGTTATAGGTTTGAAACGAAGCTATTAGAGCGTTTAGTAATTTAAAGCGTTTAGAGCGTACTATGCATAAAATCAAGGAGGAGACATAAAATTAacggaggaaaaagaaaaatatgaattaagtATGTTCATTaatacattattaattatgaatattagAGAAACActattttttctgtttctccattaattttaattaatggaaTGATTCCATTGTCATTTGTTACTCACCGTCCAAGCCTGACCAATATTTGGTACGTTCGATGTATGTCGACCTTGATCgaattcataattaattttcgtcAGCATTCGCAGTGTCGGCTTCGGAAATTGCTTCCGAGATTGCATATGAAAAGGGTGCTCGTTGTCAACGGTATCCTTGAAGGTAAATGTCTTTTCTGCGAGTTTTTCAGCTTTATGTTGTTcctaaaatgtttaatttagtaaaagaaaaagaaaaatcatagaaaaatattccttatttaaaaaaatgataatttttattactttaatgTTTGAAATAATCTGGAGACCAGTAACAAACTTGgctaatttatgaaatattttcattgtcACTAAGTTTGAAGTATTAGTTTCAACAATATGTTatgaataatttgtatattgcCAATCGtttggtaatattatattatttttaagaaatcttTTCCTAGAAAATTGttagaaagatataaaaaattttatttcccaatttcatgttattaatttttctaaaatggaattctttaattttgcaATTCACTCGGTTAGCAAACATTTAACTATATTTGACTCAACTCTGTTATTAACCTGTAGTTCACGAGCTCGTTCAGCGCGGAGTAATTCCTTCAAATGCTGAAAACTGCCCGCCTGTGGGACCTGAGGGGAACCAACAATCGTACGGTATTTCATGTTTGGATGTCGATTCGACGGATACGAATTGATTGTTCCGAAAAGTCGCGGGAGTTTGTCGAAAGGCCGTGCCGAAGGTCGCATTCCATTTCTTAATCTGCTGCCTGCTGGTGCTTTATGTACCATCCTCCCATAAATTGGAGCACTACTTCCTGCACGGTTACGTGCTCTTCCTATGAACCTTCCTGCACATTATTGCCAGGTAGAAtgaacaatatttaataaaagattataatattcagtAATAAAAGGATTTCATTTTACcaaaatgagaaaaatgtttcataaattcaaagtacttttattaaaactaAACCTCCGTAATAGGATTAGAAGTTCTAAATATCGTATACTtccttattaatttattttcatatattgtaCACTTTCTTTGTAACTGTTGCTTCAACATAGGCACCCCTTTGATCACTTTGAACTGTAGTAGTCTCAGTAGAGGACAAGTCAGACATTATTCTGTATTACTcggtattataatataaaactgattttatttatctatcgaattatttaaatggtaaacgaacatttgaaaataatttttgtaaatattattagtattagGAGGAAATAACTCTATTACCTTTCTGAATAGTCTAATTTTAAATCGTTCGAATATTTCTTGTATAATAAGTGGTATCTCTTATTTTAGTTCTTTATAAAGTTAGGTCttcgtattttattatgaattttctgCAGCAAGTTTAAGTCAGAGAGCACTCAAGATAATGTATAGGCAGGCAtcaataattcgattattttacTTCTTTGTTTATGTTTGGCCTCTATTGTAAACTACACAGAGCTAGGCCTTAATTAAGCGAGCAAACTATACGGTAACAAATTAACATGTAACTTCAAAATCATTTAACTTCCCCGTCTTAGAATGAATATAacggtaaataaaataaaacgtaatattacaataGTTTAATGAAaacaaggaaaaaataaaaagcaagtATTTATCAATTTAACTTTTCTCATTCGgtttacaataaaattaacttttttacAACACTGTTCCGCATAGAGAAAGCTACGCAAATATATCAAATTCCATTCATCCACTGCAAACTgtcttaattaaaataaaaacccGAAATACCTCTCTTTTTAAAGTTTAAGTATACCCTATTCGATCTATCTCATTTTATGCTTACCTTTAcaatacgtttatttaaagatatttgcatataaaattttttgtagtaaatattttgcattttttttttatgatcaTTTTTCTGTAATTCTCTTATTAACAAGATTTCGTTATACCTTTTTTTAGATAATGTAGACAGTAGGATGAGTGGACATAATGCTATACACAACTCCTGTAAAATCGTCTTACCACGGTGGGTGTGAAGGGACTTGGGGCGTTCGGGATAAGACTTCCAGACGTTGTACGAAAATGGATCGGGATAAAGAGAGTATCCGGTAGTGGTTTTAGCAGCCCTGCTTTGTCGCTTGGTGTACCTCCACATTGCCCTCAATTCCTCGCATGTCGGCTCAGTCAGGTCAACGCGCTTCTCGGCGATGTCGCCGGTGTTCCCTGATTGCGGCGAGATCGGATCGATGTATCGTACACCGGTCACGAACGGGCTGCTTGAGTACGCTAATACAAAAGCGGTCCATACAGCCACAGTACGCATTTTCTAGGGAATAAAATGTCAAAATTCAGACCCAAAGTTCAATTCAAAATAACAGAAAAGgtgatttctttttatgtaCTATTATCTATACAAAAAAACTCCTCATTGGTATCGAGAAAGATTATAATTCTTATAGAGATTACgagtaaattgtaaattagtaTATGAGAAGAATATAATCTTCtggtttctttttcatatgAGGTGTTTGAGAAACATTAAGATGCtctttttaaacaatatttctgtttatttgttctattctttttattgtCAAGTATTCCAACTGATTAAATAGATTATCAAATTTTAGAtagaaacaaattaattttgttggaTTAGATAATTAGAGTGATAGCGATTAAGATTTATTTATGATGTAAaaggaaaatttagaaattaatggaaacagaaaaattatataatatagtattaaacaaatctcttttctttcaaaaGAATAAGTCctgtattaaatatgtatatttgtgaACAAACTTTGCAATAGatttgaagaaattgaagaaatttcttGAAGTGAAGTGAAAAAATTTTGCAAtagatttttttaaagtaatttttggtatattatttaatcatgaaataatttattgaaattgatttatcTTAATATTGATGTTGAAATAGCATCCAACCGGAATGTATTGGATTCccgaaattaatttaatttccattagTAACTGAATTACTAAACTTTCTTGGATTAATGGATAATAGTTATCCAATTACGAGTTCCTTTTTGTGTCTGGCGcaacataaaatttaatcattcCCAACACTCGTGCTATGGAATTTCTATTAAGAATGGTGTGTTCTTGCTTTAACTCGTTAATTGAATACTGGAGAGAGATCAACTGCTCGGATCAGTCTATTTCTCCGAATTTAATCTCGCTTGACTATTGAAACAATACTCCATGATTCCTTTTTAAAAACTAACAATTTCGACTTCAAAAGATAATCCTCGGAAGAAATCACAATGAATTCTAAAACATTTATTGACAAccgtaaaatttaattttaatatacataggTGCAAGACTAGTATTAGTCAaaagattaaatatatgtacctatatgtatatctttttttattatatttatgtgGGGTTTTCTATAATTCTTTATGAAGTGGATAACTCCTTATACACTGGTATtctttactattatttttattatatatttcaatttattttgttcttaACATtgctgttattattattattattaatcattactTAATGAAGCCAGTGACTGTTTTTCGATGAAATTGGATACTTTACGTCATCTGATTATTATGGCTACTTCCTCTTTCTTTAACATAAATCTTACATCTGTGTCTTTAATCAGTTGTACAATTTAATGTATAGTGGCAACAATCTGAACGACATTATTCTATAATTCAGAATAGCTGTTTCTTCTCGTATTCTGTTCCTCGACTTCGGTTATGaggtacaaaatatatataaagatataatttgtataaaatataaaaatatatgaaattaattgctATCTAGAACAATTGACTCCTCAATTAGATGAAGAAATTCAACAGAATATTTAGATTTAATACTCATTCTTAATAtgaggaaaagaagaatttgaacaatttttagccagttttaatcatttttcacACACTcagttctttctttcttacatTTTCGGTATACACATCACAAATGCCATGAAGAACTCAAACTAAAGGATATGACAATTGAATCATTCAAGTAAAACATTAATAACTACACGGTAAAAAGCTGTAAAAAAGCAAACTAAAGAAGGAACTAACttaaacaaatagaaaatgattACCTTTTACATATTTCGTGGCTATATTTTCCtctcaaattttaaaaagtacgTACGTAacaaaaaacatattttcattgaaactattaatatattatatacatatttttttcttttcttaggAAAAGGATTACTGATCGCGTAGCTGCTTTTCGTTACCAGCTCTAACAGCTGTTTCTCGAATATATCCTCCCTGCTCATCGTTTTTCTCAtgtcaaattatatttcaaacgtaACTGAGCAAAAAATTACCTCCTCCGTCTCATTCTGCAATTAACGTAGAAAGCCTGAAAAATCTAATTTCACTCTAGCAAAAACTCTTTGCTTCagagaaacataaaataaatcaaaagccaaagaatttacaatataaagaatacaatacaaagaggaaaatatatgtaaagtaATAAGTTTCACCTACtgcttattaaaaattcaatagaaGCTGTTTTTTCATcccttaaaatataatttgttctcAGTAAAAAATCAagtgaaaaatgaagaaagaagACTATGAAAATATACCTGTAACATTGATCGTTAATACACGTTGACAGGATATCGGTGGTCGAGTAGCGGAGCTACGAAGGAAGAACGTTTTTCACTGGCAACTTCGATAAATCAAGGAGAGCAGCGAACGAGAGAGCGAGCAAAGAACGAGTCGCATGAATGGAACCAGCGGACACAGGGGTGGAAAACGAGGGTGAgggggagagggagagaaagagagagagagagagagagagagagaggaacaGAGAATGCCAAGGAAGGAAGGAGGTCAAGAGTGGAACGAAGAGAAACTGGTGAATGAACGAGAGTCGGATTCACTAACCTGCCAGTCCACGCAGTCCGGAAACCGAGGAGCAACTGAGAGAGGTGGTATCATCGAGGCGACTATTCGCCTTCCTTTGCTGCCCCCTCTTCCACAGCACACCCCTTCGTTCGCTTCAAACCCCTCTACGCGGGCTCTGTCGAGCcccctctctcttttctctcttccttcttctctctaTTCTCTTCTTCATACTCCAAAAGGAGCTTTTCGCCAGGACGTTTAGCTGTTTCTAAAAGTTCCTTTCTAAGAATTCCCTTAGTATCTCCtatatttctctattttaGATATGCGTAATTTTATCCTCCTTCCTATAGACTacaatttcttgaaaataatcttttgacgttatatttgttaaacataataaaattaataatataaaataaactgtATTCATGCTAATGGTTATAGAAGAGCTATagcatttattttttgttttttggaGATTACTTTTGTATAGTATCTTCTTGACTTCATTCTTTTTACTTTCACTCCACGATCCATTGAATACTATGAATATGATATTGTTCAATATCATAATtaggtaaaattaatttcggtacattatatatattgtctTTGAATTTCTTATGTCTCTCTTAGAGCCAGTAAGTCTTCCAGACCTGAGGGTTATGATGTCGTACGGCTAGGGTGGCAGATCACGAATAAGCTTACGCTAAGTTCCGGTTCGCCTGCGCAACAAGTTTCTCCCTGGGACTTAAAATCGTTGTAGCCCGTACCCTCAATCTAAATGAGAAGTAGTTACGTCACTGAACTATCGAATTTACCaaaaaattaacattgaaCTCTTTCCAATGTTATTTCGGATaaactaaatgaaagatcaatatctcatttttctatttctttcattcataattttttcacttttgaaactgattttaacaataaattcataaacatatctaaatttatgtaaaacagaaatattttaattaagatcaaaaattttatttataagatttgtgaaactaattaaaatgattttagGCTTGAAAACCTTCGTGGCTGACTAGTGTACGATGAAACTCCTTAATGCTTCAGTACTAGGTATGCGTATACATATAACATGCATACCTATTCCACTGAAATGAACACCTCGCTATCTTTCacatagatatatttttcattatacgACATAACAAGATCTAGAATTGAATGAAGCTAGAAGACAAAGAAACTTAGCGATATTTCTCCACCGACACCGCTCATTTCTTCATATCTCGATGAAGAACCATTATTGTCTCAGAAGAGCTAGTCTTATCGGGATGGAATAATCAACGCAAAACAATGCCTTTTTAGTCTTCTAACGACGTCAACAGTTCTCTCTGATACAGGTATCGAACGTCAAATTAACAGACTTCTTGGCTGGCACAattaaactttgaaatttccgCAATTTCTTTCAGAGCagtaaatttcaaactttGTACTTAAGTACTTAAGTTGTTGACGTGATTACGAGAAGGAGGTGGCAGAAAGGTACGAGTTTACGTAAAACGTGTAAAGCATGAATTTTTGGAAAAGCACAGGGGTAAATGTCAATTTTAGGGCAAAGTGGTTGTGCCTACATTCGTGCGTATAATCGAAGACAGGGGTGAAACCCCCTCTCTTGTTAGCCACCCACGGCATTCCAGTAATCGGGCTACCGTTCCCTCTTCTTCACTCTACCTTTCCCCTCGATCTTTCAAGGCCCTTCCCCTCTGCTAACCCCGTGTCACAGCAGTGCGGCTGCTGAATGACCGAAAGTGGGGGTAACTCATCTCTCCTCTAACTACCCACGCAATCAATAGCAGCCTTGCTGCTTCTACTGAATGGACTCTGCCCTCCACggtctccgctgctcttcgTCTGCTTCGAACCGGCTTCTATCCCTTTTCAGCCTCACTCTATCGATTACTACGCCCTTGCCGTGCGATCTTGCGGGGGGCCGCTCTATCGACCCATCCACCTGTATTACAGTTCATTCATAAATCTTTGCTGCTTTTCACTCGGGATTGCAGCTTGTTTCTTCCTCTATTGGTTGtctaaagaatattattacataaattttcatatttctacgCCTGGTTGTTGTTTATCATAGgatttataaacattaaaatctgtaaaaaaaaaaagaaacgacacGTGTGCTTGAGTTACGAGGAATATCAGAATACCGTGTATACTCTTTCTGTggtaataaattgataaataactTCTGTTTTAATATCGTGCGGTTTTATGTCAATATTTGAATGAAGATTGCTTGGTAAAGACAACTTTTTCTGATTTTCTGTTTGATGATATAAGAAATGTGGGGTACTAGCCAATATAATGGTGTTATAGACAAGCTTCACTCATATAGGATCCAATCAGTTCACTGTCGGAATGATGAAGAGATCCTTCAATAGACATTTGTTTGGCGATGATTGAGCAGAAATGGAACATTTAGGATTTCTTTTTAGACAggaatttgtaatattcaaagaactaatttaatacaatattttgttcatttttgtatctttccTTCTGTAGAGTAGGGAAGAATGAGAGAAAgttaacgaataaattttcaaatagttaataaagtttatttattacatttttattaaatactgtACATTGTTTCATCAGTTTTAAATGCACGAGTACGtgttacaaattaattcttGATAAACATTAGACGCATCTACAACTAATCATCGAGTTTTATAGAATCTTCCATTTAGCTAAACTCACACTATCGCTTACTTAATTTAACTAGTGTTGTTGAATGTTGCAAAgatcattataaaatatgcacGTGATACAATATGTATGTGAATATAATAACTCCATATTCTTAGTCTATGTTTATCTATTACAGTTGAAATTTAGGACGTAAACTAAGATCGACATCGATATTTGCATTTTGAAACGATAACCTTACTCGAGAGTTTTTTTGACTCCAAAAGATTGGATGGTTTATCGTGAAGCTTTTTAAAATcaacataatttaaaatatgttcAATTAATCGCATCATTTTGTTGttttttaagaatatataCTCGTTCGTCGAAAACAGTCAtcttatatttctaaaataatctATTATAATGCACAAGGATTATCCGTAAAAAGTTAGATGTTTACGTTAGTGGAACACCAATATTACGGTTTATATGACATGTATCAAGTCGGTACTTCAAAAGAGACGTAAAAAAAACATTAATTGTATGCAATTGGTTTTGTCTTTAACTGCCCGTGGAAGATCATCTCTCGCTACTCCAGTAGCTCTTACCGATCACTTCTGTAAACGTACAAGTcattttacataatataaaattgggGAGACTGTTTCACAGATATCACTAAAGTATAATTAAATGCTTTAGCATGATGTGAAC from the Bombus fervidus isolate BK054 chromosome 12, iyBomFerv1, whole genome shotgun sequence genome contains:
- the LOC139992818 gene encoding uncharacterized protein isoform X1 is translated as MLQKMRTVAVWTAFVLAYSSSPFVTGVRYIDPISPQSGNTGDIAEKRVDLTEPTCEELRAMWRYTKRQSRAAKTTTGYSLYPDPFSYNVWKSYPERPKSLHTHRGRFIGRARNRAGSSAPIYGRMVHKAPAGSRLRNGMRPSARPFDKLPRLFGTINSYPSNRHPNMKYRTIVGSPQVPQAGSFQHLKELLRAERARELQEQHKAEKLAEKTFTFKDTVDNEHPFHMQSRKQFPKPTLRMLTKINYEFDQGRHTSNVPNIGQAWTRSGPQSREYLLR
- the LOC139992818 gene encoding uncharacterized protein isoform X2, whose protein sequence is MIPPLSVAPRFPDCVDWQKMRTVAVWTAFVLAYSSSPFVTGVRYIDPISPQSGNTGDIAEKRVDLTEPTCEELRAMWRYTKRQSRAAKTTTGYSLYPDPFSYNVWKSYPERPKSLHTHRGRFIGRARNRAGSSAPIYGRMVHKAPAGSRLRNGMRPSARPFDKLPRLFGTINSYPSNRHPNMKYRTIVGSPQVPQAGSFQHLKELLRAERARELQEQHKAEKLAEKTFTFKDTVDNEHPFHMQSRKQFPKPTLRMLTKINYEFDQGRHTSNVPNIGQAWTRSGPQSREYLLR